The proteins below come from a single Anaeromicrobium sediminis genomic window:
- a CDS encoding aspartate kinase, with protein sequence MKDIIVQKYGGTSVGSIDRIKRIAQKVVKLKDSGKKVVVTVSAMAKTTDDLMNKARQINENPPERELDMLLSTGEQISIALLAMAIESLGEKVISLTGGQCGIITDSNHKKARITEIDTERIEEELSQDKIVIVAGFQGINENNDITTLGRGGSDTTAVAVAAALKAEKCEIYTDVDGVYTADPRVVKNAKLLDKISYDEMLELASLGAKVLHGRSVEMARKYKIPLVVKSSFNDSKGTEIVEVSEMEKVQVRGVSLDKNIAKLSVLEVPDRPGVAFKLFSELSKNHIPVDMIIQNINRDLVNDISFTVKIDDLSKALVICKEIANEVGASKVLSDSKVCKLSVVGTGIAGSAEVASTFFETLYESGINIQMISTSEIKISCIIDEKFGEDGLCHLHDKFNFDSDFEREVC encoded by the coding sequence ATGAAGGATATTATAGTTCAGAAATACGGAGGAACATCTGTAGGTTCCATAGATAGAATAAAGAGAATTGCTCAAAAGGTAGTTAAATTAAAAGACTCAGGTAAAAAAGTAGTCGTAACCGTGTCTGCCATGGCCAAGACTACTGATGACCTTATGAATAAAGCTAGGCAAATAAATGAGAATCCTCCAGAGAGAGAATTAGATATGCTTTTATCCACTGGAGAGCAAATTTCCATAGCCTTACTTGCCATGGCCATAGAAAGCCTAGGAGAAAAGGTAATATCTTTAACGGGAGGCCAGTGTGGAATCATTACTGATTCTAATCATAAAAAGGCAAGAATAACGGAAATAGATACGGAAAGAATAGAAGAAGAGTTGTCACAAGATAAAATAGTAATAGTGGCAGGTTTTCAAGGTATTAATGAAAACAACGATATTACCACATTAGGTAGGGGTGGTTCAGATACTACTGCAGTGGCCGTAGCAGCAGCCCTTAAGGCAGAAAAATGTGAAATATACACTGATGTGGATGGAGTTTATACGGCAGATCCTAGGGTAGTTAAAAATGCCAAACTATTAGATAAGATTTCCTATGATGAAATGTTAGAATTGGCAAGCCTTGGTGCTAAAGTACTACATGGTCGTTCTGTGGAAATGGCTAGGAAATATAAAATACCTTTAGTAGTTAAATCTAGTTTTAATGATTCTAAAGGAACAGAAATTGTGGAGGTAAGTGAAATGGAAAAGGTTCAAGTGAGGGGAGTATCACTAGACAAAAATATAGCAAAATTATCTGTATTAGAAGTACCTGATCGCCCAGGAGTGGCATTTAAATTATTTTCTGAACTATCTAAAAATCATATACCTGTTGATATGATCATTCAAAATATAAATAGGGATTTAGTAAATGATATTTCCTTTACAGTAAAAATTGACGATTTAAGTAAAGCATTAGTTATCTGTAAAGAAATAGCTAATGAAGTTGGTGCTAGTAAAGTCTTATCAGATAGTAAGGTATGTAAATTATCTGTAGTTGGTACTGGAATAGCAGGAAGTGCAGAAGTAGCTTCTACTTTCTTTGAAACTTTATATGAATCAGGTATTAATATTCAAATGATTAGTACTTCAGAAATTAAGATTTCTTGTATTATAGATGAAAAATTTGGAGAAGATGGCCTTTGTCACCTTCATGATAAGTTTAACTTTGATTCAGATTTTGAACGCGAAGTTTGTTAA
- a CDS encoding DNA polymerase Y family protein, which translates to MKQLIFHVDVNSAFLSWEAAERLRNGDDRDIREIASAVGGDPKKRHGVVLAKSPLAKKYGVKTGESLFNAFKKCPNLIVVPPNFKVYYKYSRHMVEILKEYCDKVEVYSIDECFLDMTNNTYGKSPKDMAIEIQRHIYKELGFTVNIGISDKKVLAKMASDFEKPNKVHTLYTHEIKEKLWPLPIRDLFMVGRASEGKLKAIGIYTIGDLANYDLPTLKIMFKKHGQVIYDFANGIDYSKVENNDYDSVKGIGNSTTLPYDIESKEDAHKVLLSLTENVCIRLRKKEYKCRSICVEIKNNNFKRYTHQKKLFNQTDCTDVVYDEIKRLFDESWKREPLRYLGVRVADLTKDNLVQCSLFDDEQVHKKRELDKVLDNIRKDFGQSVVTRGSLLKSKLKVKDKQLLR; encoded by the coding sequence ATGAAACAGTTAATATTTCATGTGGATGTGAATTCAGCATTTTTATCTTGGGAAGCTGCGGAAAGGTTAAGAAATGGTGATGATAGGGATATAAGAGAAATAGCCTCAGCTGTAGGAGGAGACCCTAAAAAAAGACATGGAGTAGTTTTAGCTAAATCTCCATTAGCTAAAAAATATGGAGTTAAAACGGGAGAAAGTCTTTTTAATGCTTTTAAAAAGTGCCCAAATTTAATAGTAGTTCCTCCAAATTTTAAGGTATATTACAAATACAGTAGGCACATGGTGGAAATTCTTAAAGAATATTGTGATAAAGTTGAAGTCTATTCTATAGACGAATGTTTTTTAGACATGACTAATAATACATATGGGAAGTCACCTAAAGACATGGCCATAGAAATACAAAGGCATATATATAAAGAACTGGGGTTTACTGTGAATATTGGTATATCAGATAAAAAGGTTTTGGCAAAAATGGCCTCTGATTTTGAAAAGCCTAACAAGGTACATACCCTTTATACTCATGAAATTAAAGAGAAACTATGGCCCCTACCCATAAGAGATTTGTTTATGGTGGGAAGGGCTAGTGAAGGAAAGTTAAAGGCCATAGGTATATATACTATAGGTGATTTGGCAAATTATGATTTACCTACCCTAAAGATCATGTTTAAAAAACATGGCCAGGTCATATATGATTTTGCAAATGGAATAGATTATTCCAAGGTGGAAAACAATGATTATGATAGTGTGAAGGGAATCGGTAATTCTACTACCTTGCCCTATGATATAGAAAGTAAAGAGGATGCCCATAAAGTATTATTATCCTTAACAGAAAATGTATGTATAAGGCTTAGAAAAAAAGAATATAAGTGTAGATCAATTTGTGTAGAAATAAAAAACAATAACTTTAAAAGATATACCCATCAAAAAAAGTTATTTAACCAAACGGATTGTACAGATGTTGTATATGATGAAATAAAGAGATTATTTGATGAAAGTTGGAAAAGGGAACCCCTTAGATATTTAGGTGTAAGAGTGGCAGATTTAACCAAGGACAATTTAGTGCAGTGTTCATTATTTGATGATGAACAAGTACATAAAAAAAGGGAGTTAGATAAGGTATTAGATAATATAAGAAAAGACTTTGGTCAAAGTGTAGTTACAAGGGGAAGTTTATTAAAGAGCAAGTTAAAAGTAAAGGATAAACAATTATTGAGATAG
- a CDS encoding histidinol-phosphatase HisJ family protein: protein MKLIDYHIHSSNSFDCKTSIDEICKKAIDLNMTEICFTDHFNEPIYTPLDVETYVSEVRSAQNKYKDKLIIKCGLEIAEPFRNPDEIKVITDKYDFDFLLGSVHNVENKKLRLYMAKKERLPIYEGYFNEVYKIAKYADVDVLAHFDLMKRYALDYCGNYEFNYFEERIKDILSILVERKIGLEINTSGLRSSLKETFPKVEILKLYKDLGGEIITIGSDSHKSKYLSYGYEEAINLLKSLGFNHIYKFTKRVPEKIKI, encoded by the coding sequence ATGAAGCTTATAGATTATCACATACATTCTTCCAATTCCTTTGACTGTAAAACCTCTATAGACGAAATCTGTAAAAAGGCTATAGACTTAAATATGACAGAAATTTGTTTTACAGATCATTTTAATGAACCCATCTACACTCCTTTAGATGTGGAAACCTATGTATCAGAAGTAAGGTCAGCGCAGAATAAATACAAGGATAAATTAATAATAAAGTGTGGATTAGAGATTGCAGAACCCTTTAGAAATCCAGATGAAATAAAAGTCATAACAGATAAGTACGATTTTGATTTCTTACTTGGCTCTGTTCACAATGTGGAGAATAAAAAGTTACGTCTTTATATGGCTAAAAAGGAACGATTACCTATATATGAGGGATATTTTAATGAAGTATATAAAATAGCCAAGTACGCAGATGTGGATGTATTGGCCCATTTTGATTTAATGAAAAGATATGCCCTTGACTATTGCGGAAATTATGAATTTAATTATTTTGAAGAAAGGATAAAAGACATATTATCTATTTTAGTGGAAAGAAAAATAGGACTTGAGATTAATACATCAGGACTTAGAAGCAGTTTAAAGGAGACCTTTCCTAAAGTTGAAATTTTGAAATTATATAAGGATTTAGGAGGAGAAATAATTACTATTGGAAGCGATTCTCATAAATCAAAATATCTTTCTTATGGTTACGAAGAGGCCATTAATTTATTGAAATCTTTAGGATTTAATCATATATATAAGTTCACCAAAAGAGTTCCAGAGAAAATAAAAATCTAG